From Alienimonas californiensis, a single genomic window includes:
- a CDS encoding sulfatase encodes MNSFSVFSGAALMVRFGLVRLAAVLCGVGAVAGSTAFAAEEPQRPPNVVLILADDLGWSDTTLYGTTSLYQTPNVARLAERGLTFTRAYAASPLCSPTRAGILTGLSPARVGITAPNCHLPRVVLEPSANPTAPPGMKATTCNSVTRLDPKYLTLAETLRSHGYTTGHFGKWHLGPEPYSPLEHGFGVDVPHWPGPGPAGSFVAPWKFPNFPPNSPREHIEDRMAEEASRFIEDHKDEPFFLNYWQFSVHAPFDAKPELIEKYRPKVDPDDPQRSPTYAAMVESFDDAVGTLLDTLDRLGLAENTLIIFTSDNGGNMYNEIDGTTPTSNAPLRGGKATMYEGGVRVPWVTVLPGVTEPRTVSDALVQTTDIYPTVLEAAGLPAPDGLKFDGVSLVPALNGGELERDAIFTYFPHAPRVPDWLPPSASVHWTDDDGTLWKLIRLFHEGGGPRGGPHQLVLYNLTDDPGETTNLLAAKQIRAQQLNGKLEQFLTESGAPLPRKNPNFDPAKYRPELVGVSAQPRKQAAGK; translated from the coding sequence ATGAATTCGTTCTCCGTCTTTTCCGGCGCCGCATTGATGGTTCGCTTTGGCTTGGTTCGACTCGCCGCCGTCCTGTGCGGCGTCGGGGCGGTCGCGGGGTCGACCGCCTTCGCCGCGGAGGAACCGCAACGGCCGCCGAACGTGGTGCTGATCCTGGCCGACGACCTCGGCTGGAGCGACACCACCCTGTACGGCACGACGAGCTTGTACCAGACGCCGAACGTCGCCCGCCTCGCCGAACGCGGGCTGACGTTCACCCGGGCCTACGCGGCCAGTCCGCTGTGCTCGCCGACGCGGGCGGGGATTCTCACCGGACTGTCGCCGGCCCGGGTGGGGATCACGGCGCCGAACTGCCACCTGCCGCGGGTCGTGTTGGAGCCGTCCGCCAACCCGACTGCCCCGCCGGGGATGAAGGCGACGACCTGCAATTCCGTCACCCGGCTCGACCCGAAGTACCTCACGCTGGCGGAGACTTTGCGGTCGCACGGCTACACGACGGGACATTTCGGCAAGTGGCACCTCGGCCCGGAGCCATATTCGCCGCTGGAACACGGCTTCGGTGTGGACGTTCCACACTGGCCCGGCCCCGGCCCGGCCGGCAGTTTCGTCGCCCCCTGGAAGTTCCCGAATTTTCCGCCGAACTCCCCGCGGGAGCACATCGAAGACCGCATGGCGGAGGAGGCGTCGCGGTTTATTGAGGACCACAAAGACGAGCCGTTCTTCCTGAACTACTGGCAGTTCAGCGTGCACGCCCCCTTCGATGCCAAGCCGGAGCTGATCGAAAAATATCGGCCGAAGGTCGACCCGGACGACCCGCAGCGGAGCCCGACGTACGCCGCGATGGTGGAGAGCTTCGACGACGCCGTCGGCACGTTGCTGGACACGCTGGACCGGCTCGGCCTGGCCGAGAATACGCTGATTATCTTCACCAGCGACAACGGGGGCAATATGTATAACGAGATCGACGGCACGACCCCCACCAGCAACGCCCCGCTGCGGGGCGGGAAGGCCACGATGTACGAGGGCGGCGTCCGCGTCCCGTGGGTGACCGTCCTGCCCGGCGTGACCGAGCCGAGAACTGTCAGCGACGCCCTCGTCCAAACCACCGACATCTACCCCACCGTGCTGGAGGCCGCCGGTCTTCCGGCGCCCGACGGGCTGAAGTTCGACGGCGTCAGCCTCGTCCCGGCTCTGAACGGCGGAGAGTTGGAGCGGGACGCGATCTTCACTTACTTCCCGCACGCCCCGCGGGTGCCCGACTGGCTCCCGCCCTCGGCCAGCGTCCACTGGACCGACGACGACGGCACGCTGTGGAAACTGATCCGCCTGTTTCACGAGGGCGGCGGCCCCCGCGGCGGTCCGCACCAGTTGGTCCTCTATAATCTCACGGACGACCCCGGCGAGACGACGAATCTGCTGGCCGCCAAACAGATCCGGGCTCAGCAACTCAACGGTAAGCTCGAGCAGTTTTTGACGGAGAGCGGCGCCCCGCTGCCGCGCAAGAACCCCAACTTCGACCCGGCCAAGTATCGGCCGGAACTCGTCGGCGTCTCCGCCCAGCCTCGGAAACAGGCGGCGGGCAAGTAG
- a CDS encoding UdgX family uracil-DNA binding protein (This protein belongs to the uracil DNA glycosylase superfamily, members of which act in excision repair of DNA. However, it belongs more specifically to UdgX branch, whose founding member was found to bind uracil in DNA (where it does not belong), without cleaving it, appears to promote DNA repair by a pathway involving RecA, rather than base excision.) yields the protein MQHATADRWEEFRGVARGLLSERVHPAAVHWTDAHDAAAGDGLFAAEPPAEANAATTTLRVPPTFLKLARGAACHSDPARWETLYALLWRLTHGEPHLMHDAADPDVVRLQTWAKAVRRDVHKMKAFVRFRRVSEPNTPHGERFVAWHRPDHHIVRAAAPFFVRRFAPMHWAILTPRESAVWDTRELTYGPGVPRSELPAEDPTEELWDTYYRHIFNPARLKVRAMKAELPVRHWPTLPEAAAIPDLIRSAADRERRMISTTEGFSMSAAEFLPDDPARRTDLSALERAAEGCRGCDLYKDATQTVFGSGPADAEIVFVGEQPGDNEDRTGEPFVGPAGQVLNDALEDAGIDRSKVYITNAVKHFKHTLQGSRRIHAKPSAREITACKPWIEAEFAAIKPRAIVCLGATAAQAILGRDFRITKQRGEIRETPFSPITTATWHPSAILRVPEEDATQRMYDDLADDLYAVAQLMAK from the coding sequence ATGCAGCACGCGACCGCCGACCGCTGGGAGGAGTTTCGCGGCGTCGCCCGGGGGTTGCTGTCGGAGCGTGTTCATCCCGCGGCGGTGCATTGGACCGACGCCCACGACGCCGCGGCCGGCGACGGCCTGTTCGCCGCGGAGCCCCCCGCGGAGGCGAACGCGGCGACGACGACTCTCCGCGTGCCGCCGACGTTTCTCAAGCTGGCCCGGGGGGCGGCCTGTCACTCGGACCCGGCCCGTTGGGAAACGCTGTACGCCCTGCTGTGGCGCCTGACGCACGGCGAACCGCACCTGATGCACGACGCCGCCGACCCGGACGTGGTTCGCCTGCAAACCTGGGCGAAGGCCGTGCGGCGGGACGTCCACAAGATGAAGGCCTTCGTCCGTTTCCGCCGGGTCAGCGAACCGAACACGCCGCATGGCGAGCGTTTCGTGGCGTGGCATCGGCCGGATCATCACATCGTGCGGGCGGCGGCGCCCTTCTTCGTGCGGCGGTTCGCTCCGATGCATTGGGCGATCCTTACCCCGCGGGAGTCGGCGGTCTGGGACACCCGCGAACTGACGTACGGCCCCGGGGTTCCCCGGTCCGAACTTCCGGCGGAGGACCCGACGGAAGAACTCTGGGACACCTATTATCGACACATCTTCAATCCCGCCCGCTTGAAGGTGAGGGCCATGAAGGCCGAGCTGCCCGTGCGGCACTGGCCGACGTTGCCCGAAGCCGCCGCCATTCCCGACCTGATCCGCAGCGCCGCCGACCGCGAGCGGCGGATGATCTCCACGACCGAAGGCTTTTCGATGTCCGCCGCCGAGTTTCTCCCCGACGACCCCGCTCGCCGCACGGACCTCTCCGCCCTCGAACGAGCCGCCGAGGGCTGCCGGGGGTGCGACCTGTACAAGGACGCCACGCAAACGGTCTTTGGCAGCGGTCCGGCGGACGCGGAAATCGTGTTCGTCGGCGAGCAGCCCGGCGACAACGAGGACCGCACCGGCGAGCCGTTCGTCGGCCCCGCCGGGCAGGTGCTCAACGACGCCCTCGAAGACGCCGGCATCGACCGCTCGAAGGTCTATATCACGAACGCGGTCAAGCACTTTAAACATACGCTACAGGGCTCCCGCCGCATCCACGCCAAACCGAGCGCCCGGGAGATCACCGCCTGCAAACCGTGGATCGAGGCGGAGTTCGCCGCGATCAAACCGCGGGCGATCGTCTGCCTGGGGGCGACCGCGGCCCAGGCGATTCTGGGCCGGGATTTTCGGATCACCAAGCAGCGGGGGGAGATTCGGGAGACGCCGTTCTCGCCGATCACCACCGCCACCTGGCACCCCTCCGCGATCTTGCGGGTCCCGGAGGAGGACGCCACCCAGCGGATGTACGACGACCTCGCCGACGACCTCTACGCGGTGGCGCAGTTGATGGCGAAGTGA
- a CDS encoding pyridoxal phosphate-dependent aminotransferase, translated as MAAAFTFSDRARGIDASGIRKVFDLAAQLEDPINLSIGQPDYPVPDAVKTAIATAVANDRNAYSPSQGVAPLVSRLQADVDKAFGHADRRAFVTSGTSGGLMLALSALVNPGDEVVAFDPYFVMYKHLTTLCGGVCKFVDTYPDFRIDVEKVRAAIGHKTKAILCNSPANPTGAVMTEEEARGLAELSRETGVPLISDEIYELFCYDGPFVSPATFDENCLVVGGYSKTYGMTGLRVGYAHGPKALIEQMIKLQQYTFVCSPQPAQWGALAALDVDMSARVEEYRGKRDLLAGLIGENFPVRGADGAFYMFVPAPWGTGTEFVAACIKEGLLVIPGNVFSEQDTHFRISYAATDDTIRRGAEVLNRLAERGPA; from the coding sequence ATGGCCGCCGCTTTCACCTTCTCCGACCGCGCCCGCGGCATCGACGCCAGCGGGATCCGCAAGGTCTTCGATCTGGCCGCCCAGCTCGAAGACCCCATCAACCTCTCCATCGGCCAGCCGGACTACCCGGTGCCGGACGCCGTCAAAACCGCGATCGCCACCGCCGTGGCGAACGACCGCAACGCCTACAGCCCGAGCCAGGGCGTCGCCCCGCTGGTCAGCCGGTTGCAGGCGGACGTCGACAAGGCGTTCGGCCACGCCGACCGCCGGGCGTTCGTGACCAGCGGGACCAGCGGCGGGTTGATGCTGGCGCTGTCGGCGCTGGTGAACCCGGGGGACGAGGTCGTCGCCTTCGACCCGTACTTCGTGATGTACAAGCACCTCACCACACTGTGCGGCGGGGTGTGCAAGTTCGTCGACACCTACCCGGACTTCCGCATCGACGTGGAGAAGGTCCGGGCCGCGATTGGACACAAGACGAAGGCGATCCTCTGCAACAGCCCGGCGAACCCGACCGGGGCCGTGATGACGGAGGAGGAAGCCCGCGGCCTCGCCGAACTGAGCCGGGAGACCGGCGTGCCGTTGATTTCCGACGAGATTTATGAACTGTTCTGCTACGACGGGCCGTTCGTCAGCCCGGCGACGTTCGACGAAAACTGTCTGGTGGTCGGCGGATATTCCAAGACCTACGGCATGACCGGCCTGCGGGTCGGCTACGCCCACGGGCCGAAGGCGCTGATCGAGCAGATGATCAAACTCCAGCAATACACCTTCGTGTGCAGTCCCCAGCCGGCCCAGTGGGGGGCGCTGGCGGCGCTGGACGTGGATATGTCCGCCCGGGTCGAGGAATACCGCGGCAAACGCGACCTGCTGGCTGGCCTGATCGGCGAGAATTTCCCCGTCCGCGGGGCCGACGGGGCATTTTATATGTTCGTCCCGGCCCCGTGGGGCACGGGCACGGAGTTCGTCGCCGCCTGCATCAAGGAGGGCCTGCTGGTCATCCCCGGCAACGTCTTCAGCGAGCAGGACACCCACTTTCGCATCAGCTACGCCGCCACCGACGACACGATCCGCCGCGGGGCCGAAGTCTTGAACCGGTTGGCCGAACGCGGGCCCGCCTGA
- a CDS encoding class I SAM-dependent methyltransferase — MPAAHDASQDQASDDDVLVPIPPDHGEVEPAPEEVRANLYDFPKYYDLVFGSDWKAEYDFLLECFDKYRPGKVKTTFEPACGTGRLMVKLGKAGLAVAGNDLNEKAVAFCNERLKRHGLPETAVVGDMADFKLQKPVDACFNMINSFRHLGSEAEAQSHLNCVADALKPGGLYLLGLHLTPEDDDWEGEETWHARRGQLSIISDLRTTDFDRSKRMETLGMTFNITTPTRHFVMRDTMHYRTYTRKEMAELFSSVDRFEILETYDFCYDIEEPIIIDELTEDVVYVLRAK, encoded by the coding sequence ATGCCCGCCGCCCACGACGCCTCCCAGGACCAAGCCTCCGACGACGACGTGCTCGTCCCCATCCCCCCCGACCACGGCGAGGTCGAGCCGGCCCCGGAGGAGGTGCGGGCGAACCTCTACGATTTCCCGAAATATTACGACCTCGTCTTCGGCAGCGACTGGAAGGCCGAATACGACTTCCTGTTGGAATGCTTCGACAAATATCGCCCCGGGAAAGTCAAAACGACGTTCGAACCCGCCTGCGGCACCGGCCGGTTGATGGTGAAGCTCGGCAAGGCGGGCCTCGCCGTCGCGGGCAACGACCTGAACGAAAAGGCCGTCGCCTTCTGCAACGAACGCCTGAAACGGCACGGGCTGCCGGAGACGGCGGTCGTCGGCGATATGGCCGACTTCAAACTCCAGAAGCCGGTCGACGCCTGCTTCAACATGATCAATTCCTTCCGCCACCTCGGCAGCGAGGCGGAGGCGCAATCGCATCTCAACTGCGTCGCCGACGCCTTGAAGCCGGGCGGGTTGTATCTGCTCGGCCTGCACCTCACGCCGGAGGACGACGACTGGGAGGGCGAGGAGACCTGGCACGCCCGCCGCGGCCAGCTGAGCATTATCTCCGACCTGCGGACGACGGATTTCGACCGCTCGAAGCGGATGGAAACGCTGGGGATGACGTTCAACATCACCACGCCGACCCGGCATTTCGTGATGCGGGACACGATGCACTATCGCACCTACACCCGCAAAGAAATGGCGGAATTATTCTCGTCCGTCGACCGGTTTGAAATCTTGGAGACGTACGACTTCTGCTACGACATCGAGGAGCCGATCATTATTGACGAGCTCACCGAAGACGTGGTGTACGTGCTGCGGGCCAAGTAG
- the purH gene encoding bifunctional phosphoribosylaminoimidazolecarboxamide formyltransferase/IMP cyclohydrolase has translation MPRALLSVTDKTGLADFAAGLVEVGYELISTGGTLRHLRDAGLPALGIEEVTGFPEMLDGRVKTLHPKVHGGLLGRTDLPEHAAAMAEHDIQPIDLVCVNLYRFEEAAAKGLPEAETVEQIDIGGPSMLRSAAKNYERVAVVTDAEQYDDVLAKLKAGGLSVDDRRILAASAFATTAAYDAAIAGWFVEQTADADADEEAGETADDAAFPARLSPSFEKRTDLPYGENPHQRAAFFVEPHPGPETLAAAEQLHGKGLSYNNLLDLDAARALIREFDAPACAVLKHTNPCGCAEHEDPVTAFQRAYAGDPVSAFGSIIAVNRPVTAALAEAICETAGFVEALLAPGFDDDALDLLTSRPVWKKNVRLMSLPGLLDAAPVTTDLRRVSGGLLVQDRDEAAVDPAEWECKTDRQPTAAERADLIFAQRVVKHLKSNAICYVKDRQLVGAGAGQMSRLDSAKIAAEKADGRAAGGACGSDAFFPFRDGVDAAAAAGVTAIVQPGGSKRDDEAIAAANEHGLAMLFTGRRHFRH, from the coding sequence ATGCCCCGCGCCCTGCTGTCCGTCACCGATAAAACCGGTCTCGCCGACTTCGCCGCCGGCCTCGTGGAGGTCGGTTATGAATTGATCTCCACCGGCGGCACGCTCCGCCATCTGCGGGACGCCGGGCTGCCGGCGCTCGGGATCGAGGAGGTCACGGGCTTCCCGGAGATGCTCGACGGCCGGGTGAAAACGCTGCACCCCAAGGTGCACGGCGGCCTGCTGGGCCGCACCGACCTGCCGGAGCACGCCGCCGCGATGGCGGAGCACGACATCCAGCCGATCGATCTGGTCTGCGTGAACCTGTACCGGTTCGAGGAGGCCGCGGCGAAGGGACTGCCGGAGGCCGAGACGGTGGAACAGATCGACATCGGCGGCCCCTCGATGCTCCGCAGCGCCGCCAAGAACTACGAACGCGTCGCCGTGGTCACGGACGCGGAGCAGTACGACGACGTGCTCGCCAAGCTGAAGGCCGGCGGCCTGAGCGTGGACGACCGCCGGATTCTCGCCGCCAGTGCGTTCGCTACGACCGCCGCCTACGACGCCGCCATCGCCGGCTGGTTCGTCGAACAAACCGCCGACGCCGACGCCGATGAAGAGGCGGGCGAAACCGCGGACGACGCCGCCTTCCCGGCCCGGTTGTCGCCCTCCTTCGAGAAGCGGACCGACCTGCCCTACGGCGAGAATCCCCACCAGCGGGCGGCGTTCTTCGTCGAACCGCACCCCGGCCCGGAGACGCTCGCCGCCGCCGAGCAACTGCACGGCAAGGGGCTGAGCTACAACAACCTTCTGGATTTGGACGCCGCCCGGGCACTCATCCGGGAGTTCGACGCCCCCGCCTGTGCGGTGCTCAAGCACACCAACCCCTGCGGCTGTGCAGAGCACGAGGACCCGGTGACGGCCTTCCAGCGGGCCTACGCCGGCGACCCGGTCAGCGCGTTCGGTTCGATCATCGCCGTGAACCGCCCGGTGACGGCGGCCCTGGCGGAGGCGATCTGCGAAACGGCCGGCTTCGTCGAGGCCCTGCTGGCCCCCGGCTTCGACGACGACGCCCTCGACCTGCTCACCTCCCGGCCGGTCTGGAAGAAGAACGTGCGGCTGATGTCGCTCCCCGGCCTGCTCGACGCCGCCCCGGTGACGACCGACCTGCGACGCGTCAGCGGCGGGTTGCTGGTGCAGGACCGGGACGAGGCCGCCGTCGACCCGGCCGAGTGGGAGTGCAAAACCGACCGCCAGCCGACCGCCGCGGAACGGGCCGACCTGATCTTCGCCCAGCGGGTCGTGAAGCACCTCAAGAGCAACGCGATTTGCTATGTGAAGGACCGCCAGTTAGTCGGCGCCGGGGCGGGCCAGATGAGCCGGCTCGACAGCGCCAAGATCGCCGCCGAAAAGGCCGACGGCCGGGCGGCGGGCGGGGCCTGCGGCAGCGACGCGTTCTTCCCGTTCCGCGACGGCGTGGACGCCGCCGCGGCGGCCGGCGTGACGGCGATCGTCCAACCCGGCGGCAGCAAGCGCGACGACGAAGCGATCGCCGCCGCGAACGAGCACGGCCTCGCCATGCTGTTCACCGGCCGCCGCCACTTCCGGCACTGA
- a CDS encoding PQQ-binding-like beta-propeller repeat protein: MFANSAVRRSLPRRLSNRVPRRLLRLICAALCAATLGGAPAFAQNMLPAPRELQAAGLEIAWWAVAAVPAGRGQVEHLTADENAVYVQTNDNLLTAINLTSGAKKWAIRVGRDGQTAVRVATAPPVEAAPGGKSSPGLVLACVGRTAYGIHQDTGETMWALPLPQAAVAAPTIGDTEDGRRLFVPTVTGSVYSFDMGTIEDYHMEKRLEEFATGTQRWRYETGSPLIGGVVVDGIAAVFANVRGVMYGVDAEKRELLWRFETDGQATAPIVAADGVVYVASSDRNLYAVDITNGLDRWEFVTREPVQTAPAVVQGALYVTPGRGGVARLDRDTGRAIWQADRTTGFLGQAGERAYVSDFADNVVALDLATGRRIGSVRMDRFPVRMQNALTDRVIVSNKTGIVLCLKAAGSGFPVYFANPERRPVEPNFADDAPADQAPAPPADPAAAPAGAPAAVEN, encoded by the coding sequence GTGTTTGCGAACTCCGCCGTCCGCCGGTCGCTCCCCCGTCGGCTTTCGAACCGCGTTCCGCGTCGGCTGCTCCGGCTGATCTGTGCGGCGCTGTGCGCGGCGACGCTGGGCGGCGCGCCGGCGTTCGCCCAGAACATGCTGCCCGCCCCCCGGGAGCTGCAGGCCGCGGGGCTGGAGATCGCCTGGTGGGCCGTCGCCGCGGTGCCCGCGGGGCGGGGGCAGGTGGAGCACCTCACCGCCGACGAAAACGCGGTGTACGTGCAGACGAACGACAACCTGTTGACCGCGATCAACCTCACCAGCGGGGCGAAGAAGTGGGCGATCCGCGTCGGCCGGGACGGGCAGACGGCGGTCCGGGTAGCGACGGCGCCGCCGGTCGAAGCGGCGCCGGGCGGGAAGTCTTCCCCGGGGCTGGTGCTCGCCTGCGTGGGGCGGACGGCCTACGGGATTCATCAGGACACCGGCGAGACGATGTGGGCGCTGCCCCTGCCGCAGGCCGCCGTCGCCGCCCCCACGATCGGCGACACCGAGGACGGCCGCCGGCTGTTCGTGCCCACCGTCACCGGCAGCGTCTATAGCTTCGATATGGGCACGATTGAAGATTATCACATGGAGAAACGCCTGGAGGAGTTCGCCACCGGCACGCAGCGCTGGCGCTACGAAACCGGCTCCCCGCTGATCGGCGGCGTGGTGGTGGACGGTATCGCCGCGGTGTTCGCCAACGTCCGCGGCGTGATGTACGGCGTGGACGCGGAGAAACGCGAACTGCTGTGGCGCTTTGAAACCGACGGCCAGGCGACCGCCCCGATCGTCGCCGCCGACGGCGTCGTCTACGTCGCCTCCTCCGACCGAAACCTGTACGCCGTCGACATCACCAACGGCCTGGATCGCTGGGAGTTCGTCACCCGCGAGCCCGTTCAGACGGCCCCCGCCGTCGTGCAGGGAGCACTGTACGTCACGCCGGGGCGGGGCGGGGTGGCCCGCCTGGACCGGGACACCGGCCGAGCGATCTGGCAGGCGGATCGCACGACCGGGTTCCTCGGTCAGGCGGGGGAGCGGGCGTACGTCTCTGATTTCGCCGACAACGTGGTCGCGCTGGATCTGGCGACCGGCCGTCGGATCGGTTCGGTGCGGATGGACCGCTTCCCCGTGCGGATGCAGAACGCGCTGACCGACCGCGTGATCGTGTCGAACAAGACCGGCATCGTGCTCTGCCTGAAGGCCGCCGGGAGCGGTTTCCCGGTCTACTTCGCCAACCCGGAGCGGCGCCCCGTCGAACCCAACTTCGCCGACGACGCCCCCGCCGACCAGGCCCCCGCCCCCCCTGCCGACCCGGCCGCCGCCCCCGCGGGCGCCCCGGCCGCCGTCGAGAACTGA
- a CDS encoding HEAT repeat domain-containing protein, with protein sequence MFGSTRPVVAALLLTAAAVSPAPARADVVVLKAGGELRGEFVGDPTRGESFVIRTQTGATVRVERSEVRDWAYRDAGREAFERRFDRTPDDPDAWWALAEWALQNRLRPERDRALRKLLTFDPDHEEARLALGHRLDRGEWLTPAQWRGRNGLVLYGRRAVSPEEKALLEAADARDAAEKAWFRQARQWERALSDPARAGAARAEMVRVTDPTAIPAFRQFFAESSDSRVRMLYVQVLARMPETAPVPALAVQAMGDVDDLVREQAVRALAEETAPHDGPARAGAAQPLLRDGLRNDANVTVRRAAAALGALGDANAVPDLIRSLITTHQYKVAVPETSGAGVSLGANGAVGGGLGANAAGGGLSPEALLGIRAQYPTAIIRPGPSPITRTRQVTVKVEHRNPEALAALQAIVARTAPADALGVAPPVSYDEALWAAWWERNQAAFAGL encoded by the coding sequence GTGTTCGGTTCGACCCGCCCCGTCGTCGCGGCGCTCCTCCTCACCGCCGCCGCGGTCTCCCCCGCCCCCGCGAGGGCGGACGTCGTCGTGCTGAAGGCCGGCGGGGAGTTGCGGGGGGAGTTCGTCGGCGACCCGACCCGCGGCGAGAGCTTTGTCATCCGTACCCAGACCGGGGCCACGGTGCGGGTGGAGCGCTCGGAAGTCCGCGACTGGGCCTACCGCGACGCCGGCCGCGAGGCCTTCGAGCGCCGCTTCGACCGCACCCCCGACGATCCCGACGCCTGGTGGGCCCTCGCCGAGTGGGCCCTGCAGAACCGCCTCCGCCCGGAGCGGGACCGGGCGCTGCGGAAACTGCTGACGTTCGATCCTGATCACGAGGAGGCCCGCCTGGCCCTCGGGCACCGCCTCGACCGCGGCGAATGGCTCACCCCGGCCCAGTGGCGGGGGCGTAACGGTCTGGTGCTGTACGGCCGCCGGGCCGTCTCACCGGAGGAAAAGGCCCTGCTGGAGGCCGCCGACGCCCGGGACGCCGCGGAGAAGGCCTGGTTCCGACAGGCCCGCCAGTGGGAGCGGGCGCTCTCCGACCCCGCCCGGGCCGGCGCCGCCCGGGCGGAGATGGTGCGGGTGACCGACCCCACCGCGATCCCCGCGTTTCGGCAGTTCTTCGCCGAGTCCTCCGACAGCCGCGTGCGCATGCTGTACGTGCAGGTCCTCGCCCGCATGCCGGAGACCGCCCCGGTCCCCGCGCTCGCCGTGCAGGCGATGGGCGACGTCGACGATCTCGTCCGGGAGCAGGCCGTGCGGGCTCTCGCCGAAGAGACCGCCCCCCACGACGGCCCCGCCCGGGCGGGCGCCGCCCAACCGCTGCTGCGCGACGGCCTGCGGAACGACGCGAACGTCACGGTTCGCCGGGCCGCCGCCGCGCTGGGGGCGCTGGGCGACGCGAACGCGGTGCCGGACCTGATCCGCAGCCTCATCACCACGCACCAGTACAAGGTCGCCGTGCCGGAGACCAGCGGCGCCGGGGTGAGTCTGGGGGCGAACGGCGCCGTCGGCGGCGGCCTGGGGGCGAACGCGGCGGGCGGCGGCCTCTCGCCGGAGGCGCTGCTCGGCATCCGCGCCCAGTACCCGACGGCAATCATTCGTCCCGGCCCCTCGCCGATCACCCGGACGCGGCAGGTGACGGTCAAGGTGGAGCACCGCAACCCGGAGGCCCTCGCCGCCCTGCAGGCGATCGTGGCCCGCACCGCCCCCGCGGACGCCCTCGGCGTCGCCCCGCCCGTCAGTTACGACGAGGCCCTCTGGGCGGCGTGGTGGGAACGCAACCAAGCGGCGTTCGCCGGGCTGTGA
- a CDS encoding ferritin-like domain-containing protein, giving the protein MNAASSHTLTESQPIIDQLNEILKHEWTGVQQYSQAAFIVEGLMRELYAPKFQEDADESFGHAKLVGEKIAALGGVPTVLRNEVKQSRDVQELVENALAFESKAVEMYSAAIELAEEHADRSLVIFLEDILAQEQEGVDEYSKLLRQTPAKQGEVETATSRSAAA; this is encoded by the coding sequence ATGAACGCCGCCTCCTCCCACACGCTCACCGAATCCCAGCCGATCATCGATCAGCTGAACGAGATCCTCAAGCACGAATGGACCGGGGTGCAGCAGTACTCGCAGGCGGCCTTCATCGTCGAGGGTCTGATGCGGGAGTTGTACGCCCCGAAGTTCCAAGAGGACGCCGACGAGTCCTTCGGCCACGCCAAGCTGGTGGGCGAGAAGATCGCCGCCCTGGGCGGCGTGCCGACCGTCCTGCGGAACGAGGTGAAGCAGTCCCGCGACGTCCAGGAGCTGGTCGAGAACGCCCTCGCCTTCGAGAGCAAAGCCGTGGAGATGTACTCCGCCGCGATCGAACTCGCCGAAGAGCACGCCGACCGCTCGCTGGTCATCTTCCTGGAAGACATCCTCGCTCAGGAGCAGGAAGGCGTGGACGAGTATTCGAAGCTGCTCCGCCAGACCCCGGCCAAGCAGGGCGAGGTCGAAACCGCCACCAGCCGCTCCGCCGCGGCCTGA